One window of Lusitaniella coriacea LEGE 07157 genomic DNA carries:
- a CDS encoding F0F1 ATP synthase subunit B' gives MFDFDATLPLMAAQFLVLTVLLNAVFYKPLTKVLDERDNYIRENETNARERLAKAEELTRQYEQQLAEARRQSQSVVTAAQEEAKKYAAEQIAQAQKEAQAKREQAQAEIEQQKEDAMRSLEQQVDALSRQILEKLLGAELVK, from the coding sequence ATGTTTGATTTTGATGCAACTCTGCCACTGATGGCAGCGCAATTTTTAGTTTTAACCGTCCTGCTTAATGCGGTTTTTTACAAACCCCTGACTAAAGTCCTAGACGAGCGAGATAATTACATTCGCGAAAATGAGACGAATGCGCGAGAGCGTTTGGCAAAAGCCGAGGAGTTAACTCGGCAGTACGAACAACAACTCGCCGAAGCTCGAAGGCAGTCCCAATCGGTTGTTACCGCAGCTCAGGAAGAAGCGAAAAAATATGCTGCCGAGCAAATTGCTCAAGCGCAGAAAGAAGCGCAAGCAAAACGAGAACAGGCTCAAGCAGAAATAGAACAACAAAAAGAAGATGCAATGCGCTCTTTGGAGCAGCAAGTCGATGCACTGAGCCGACAAATTCTAGAGAAACTCCTAGGGGCAGAGCTAGTCAAATAA
- a CDS encoding F0F1 ATP synthase subunit gamma, producing the protein MPNLKSIRDRIQTVKNTKKITEAMRLVAAAKVRRAQEQVTSTRPFADRLAEVLYGLQNRLQFEDVNLPLLKNREVKTVGLLVVSGDRGLCGGYNNNVIKRTEARIKELKAEGIDYRLILIGRKAVQYFERRNAPILDKWTNLEQIPNSEEASEIADSLLSSFLSETIDRVELIYTKFVSLISSRPVIQTLLPLSTQGLEVTDDEIFRLTTRGGDFEVTREKVTPEIRAFPKDMIFEQNPAQILDALLPLYLNNQLLRALQESAASELAARMTAMSNASENASELVSSLTLSYNKARQAAITQQLLEVVAGAEAL; encoded by the coding sequence ATGCCCAATCTCAAATCTATTCGCGATCGCATTCAGACGGTCAAAAATACAAAAAAAATTACTGAGGCAATGCGCCTCGTTGCTGCTGCTAAAGTCCGTCGCGCTCAAGAACAAGTCACCTCAACTCGCCCTTTCGCCGACCGCCTCGCAGAAGTTCTCTACGGCTTGCAAAATCGGTTGCAGTTTGAAGATGTTAACCTTCCCCTGCTGAAAAATCGAGAGGTCAAAACGGTGGGGTTATTGGTTGTCTCTGGCGACCGGGGGTTATGTGGTGGCTACAATAACAATGTCATCAAAAGAACGGAAGCCCGCATCAAAGAGCTAAAAGCAGAAGGAATTGATTACCGATTGATTCTGATTGGACGAAAAGCGGTTCAATATTTTGAGCGTCGCAATGCTCCCATTTTGGATAAATGGACGAATTTGGAGCAAATTCCTAATTCTGAAGAGGCATCAGAAATTGCGGATTCGCTGCTCTCGTCGTTTCTTTCTGAAACTATCGATCGCGTGGAGCTAATTTACACGAAATTTGTGTCTTTAATCAGTTCTCGACCAGTGATTCAAACGCTTCTCCCTCTCTCAACTCAAGGGTTGGAAGTAACGGATGATGAGATATTTCGTTTGACCACGCGCGGGGGCGATTTTGAAGTCACGCGGGAAAAAGTCACGCCTGAAATTCGTGCTTTTCCAAAAGATATGATCTTCGAGCAAAATCCCGCACAAATTCTTGATGCACTTTTGCCTCTTTATCTCAATAACCAGTTGCTGAGAGCTTTGCAAGAATCCGCAGCTAGCGAACTTGCGGCGCGAATGACTGCTATGAGCAATGCCAGCGAAAATGCTAGCGAACTGGTTTCAAGCCTAACGCTTTCTTACAATAAAGCACGACAAGCAGCAATTACCCAACAACTTCTTGAAGTGGTTGCTGGAGCAGAGGCACTGTAA
- the atpE gene encoding ATP synthase F0 subunit C, with the protein MDPLVSAASVIAAALAIGLAAIGPGIGQGNASGQAVAGIARQPEAEGKIRGTLLLTLAFMESLTIYGLVIALVLLFANPFA; encoded by the coding sequence ATGGATCCATTAGTTTCTGCTGCTTCAGTCATCGCTGCTGCTCTCGCAATCGGTTTAGCTGCTATTGGCCCTGGAATCGGTCAAGGAAACGCATCCGGTCAAGCTGTTGCAGGTATTGCTCGTCAGCCGGAAGCTGAGGGTAAAATTCGCGGAACGCTGCTGTTGACCTTGGCATTTATGGAATCGCTGACGATCTATGGTTTGGTGATTGCACTGGTTTTACTCTTTGCCAATCCCTTCGCATAA
- the atpH gene encoding ATP synthase F1 subunit delta yields MKGSLLTEGIAEPYAQALMSIAQSNNSAEQLGEEIKALNALLENSPELRGFLKNPTLDDQKKKAVLLQIIGEDASPYFVNFLKLLVDKRRIFVLEEITEAYLALLRDMNQTVLAEVTSAAELSDAQKEAVENRVKEMTDAAQVELKTSVDPALIGGVIVKVGSQVLDASLKGQLRRIGLQLSSAT; encoded by the coding sequence ATGAAAGGCAGTTTATTAACTGAAGGCATCGCCGAGCCTTACGCCCAAGCGTTGATGTCAATCGCTCAGTCGAATAACTCAGCAGAACAGTTAGGGGAAGAGATTAAAGCGCTAAACGCTTTGCTGGAGAATTCCCCGGAATTGCGAGGGTTTCTGAAAAATCCAACCCTCGACGACCAAAAGAAAAAAGCAGTTTTATTGCAAATCATTGGAGAAGATGCAAGCCCTTACTTCGTCAACTTTTTAAAGTTGCTCGTTGATAAGCGACGCATTTTTGTCCTGGAAGAAATTACAGAAGCATATTTAGCCCTGCTGCGGGACATGAACCAAACCGTTCTGGCTGAGGTGACCTCCGCCGCAGAACTGAGTGATGCTCAAAAAGAAGCAGTCGAAAATCGGGTCAAAGAAATGACCGATGCTGCCCAAGTCGAACTTAAAACTAGCGTTGACCCAGCACTGATCGGCGGTGTCATTGTGAAAGTCGGCTCTCAAGTTCTCGATGCCAGTCTCAAAGGACAACTCCGCCGGATCGGTCTGCAATTGAGCAGCGCAACCTAG
- a CDS encoding F0F1 ATP synthase subunit B — MGTFWLLAAEAHSSGEGGFGLNLNILDTNIINLAILIGVLFYYGRKIVSKTLSERRSRIEEAIRTAESRSKEAASALADQQQKLAQAQAEAERIRKASEESAKTVKASIAEQTEADIKRVKATAVQELNSEQERAIAQLRQRVAELALERVESQLKETMDSSAQTQLIDRAIAQLGGS; from the coding sequence ATGGGGACTTTTTGGTTATTAGCCGCAGAAGCTCATAGTTCAGGGGAAGGAGGGTTCGGTCTTAACCTCAATATTTTAGACACGAACATTATTAACCTTGCCATTCTCATTGGCGTGCTGTTTTATTACGGGCGCAAAATCGTGAGTAAAACGTTGAGCGAACGGCGTTCGAGAATTGAGGAAGCGATTCGCACTGCTGAGTCGCGTTCAAAAGAAGCTGCTTCGGCCCTTGCTGACCAGCAGCAAAAACTCGCTCAAGCTCAAGCAGAAGCAGAGCGGATTCGCAAAGCCTCTGAAGAAAGCGCTAAAACGGTCAAGGCATCAATTGCCGAGCAGACAGAGGCAGATATCAAGCGAGTGAAAGCCACTGCCGTGCAAGAGCTAAATTCCGAGCAAGAACGCGCGATCGCGCAATTGAGACAGCGCGTTGCCGAACTTGCCCTAGAACGAGTCGAATCGCAATTGAAAGAAACAATGGATTCCTCAGCTCAAACGCAATTAATCGATCGCGCGATCGCTCAGTTAGGAGGTAGCTAA
- the atpA gene encoding F0F1 ATP synthase subunit alpha, with translation MVSSIRPDEISNIIRQQIESYDQEVQVSNVGTVLQVGDGIARIYGLEKAMAGELLEFEDGTVGIALNLEEDNVGAVLMGAGRNIQEGSTVRATGRIAEVPVGDAMVGRVVDALGRPIDGKGDIATSETRLLESNAPGIIDRRSVCEPLQTGITAIDAMIPIGRGQRELIIGDRQTGKTAVAVDTILNQKSEDVICVYVAIGQKASTVAQVVGALEERGAMSYTIVVAANANDPATLQYLAPYTGASLAEYFMYKGKATLVIYDDLSKQAQAYRQMSLLLRRPPGREAYPGDVFYLHSRLLERAAKLNDELGSGSMTALPIIETQAGDVSAYIPTNVISITDGQIFLSSDLFNAGFRPAINAGISVSRVGSAAQTKAMKQVAGKLKLELAQFAELEAFSQFASDLDRATQNQLARGQRLRQVLKQPQYSPLSISEQVAIVYAGLNGYLDDVPVEKVLEFSTSLREYLKTNKPKYMEIIATEKKLNDDAEAILKEAIVESKQTFMASV, from the coding sequence ATGGTTAGTAGCATTAGACCAGACGAAATTAGTAACATTATTCGCCAACAAATTGAGTCCTACGACCAAGAAGTTCAAGTTTCCAATGTGGGGACGGTACTTCAGGTTGGAGACGGCATTGCCCGCATCTATGGTTTAGAAAAGGCAATGGCAGGAGAACTCTTAGAGTTTGAAGACGGAACCGTAGGAATTGCCCTCAACCTAGAAGAAGACAACGTTGGAGCCGTGTTGATGGGAGCGGGTCGCAACATCCAAGAAGGGAGTACGGTTCGAGCCACCGGAAGAATTGCAGAAGTTCCCGTAGGCGATGCGATGGTCGGTCGCGTGGTGGATGCTCTTGGTCGCCCCATCGATGGGAAGGGCGATATTGCCACTTCCGAAACGCGCCTCCTCGAATCCAATGCCCCAGGGATTATTGACCGTCGTTCTGTTTGCGAACCCCTGCAAACAGGAATTACTGCGATTGACGCGATGATTCCCATTGGTCGGGGTCAGCGCGAGTTAATTATTGGCGATCGCCAGACCGGAAAAACTGCCGTGGCAGTAGACACGATCCTCAACCAAAAGTCTGAGGACGTGATTTGCGTTTACGTCGCGATCGGTCAAAAAGCGTCTACCGTCGCTCAAGTCGTCGGCGCGCTAGAAGAACGGGGCGCGATGAGCTATACGATTGTGGTTGCGGCGAATGCCAACGATCCCGCAACGCTGCAATACCTCGCTCCCTACACCGGAGCATCTTTGGCAGAATACTTTATGTATAAAGGCAAAGCAACACTGGTTATCTATGACGATCTCTCCAAGCAGGCTCAAGCCTATCGCCAGATGTCTTTGTTGCTGCGTCGTCCCCCCGGACGGGAAGCATATCCCGGAGACGTTTTCTACCTCCACTCTCGCTTGCTAGAGCGCGCGGCTAAACTGAATGATGAATTGGGCAGCGGTAGTATGACAGCACTGCCGATCATCGAAACCCAAGCAGGCGACGTTTCGGCGTATATTCCCACCAATGTCATTTCGATTACCGACGGTCAGATTTTCCTCTCTTCTGACTTGTTTAATGCGGGTTTCCGTCCGGCAATTAATGCAGGAATTTCAGTGTCTCGTGTGGGTTCTGCGGCGCAAACTAAAGCGATGAAGCAGGTTGCTGGGAAACTGAAGCTAGAACTGGCTCAGTTTGCTGAATTGGAAGCATTCTCTCAGTTTGCCTCCGATTTGGATCGAGCAACGCAAAATCAATTGGCACGGGGTCAGCGCTTGCGTCAAGTCCTCAAGCAGCCTCAATACAGTCCTTTGTCCATTTCAGAACAGGTGGCAATTGTCTATGCCGGACTGAATGGTTATTTGGATGACGTTCCGGTTGAGAAGGTTCTGGAATTTTCCACATCTTTGCGGGAGTACTTGAAGACCAATAAGCCTAAGTATATGGAAATCATTGCGACCGAGAAGAAGCTGAATGATGACGCTGAAGCGATCCTCAAAGAGGCGATCGTAGAAAGCAAGCAAACCTTTATGGCATCAGTATAA